The Lacipirellula parvula genome window below encodes:
- a CDS encoding DJ-1/PfpI family protein has protein sequence MSAKRVLMLVGDFVEDYEAIFPYQAMQMAGHHIDTASPGKESGSTVVTAIHDFEGFQTYTEKRGHNFPITIDWGLVDESTYDGLIIPGGRSPEFLQLDERVLEIVRKFFADNKPVASTCHGGLILAAAEVVEGRRCQAYPSCWRELAWAGAIWEEPTPGYDGVTADGNLVTAAAWPGNPAWMREFLKLLN, from the coding sequence ATGAGCGCGAAGCGGGTGTTGATGTTGGTTGGCGACTTCGTGGAAGACTACGAAGCGATTTTTCCCTATCAAGCGATGCAAATGGCGGGGCATCACATTGATACGGCTTCGCCTGGCAAGGAGTCCGGGTCGACGGTCGTCACGGCGATCCATGACTTCGAGGGGTTCCAAACCTACACCGAGAAGCGCGGGCATAACTTTCCGATCACCATCGATTGGGGGCTGGTCGACGAATCGACCTATGATGGGCTCATCATTCCTGGCGGACGGTCGCCGGAGTTCTTACAACTTGACGAGCGCGTCCTTGAGATCGTGCGGAAGTTTTTCGCCGACAATAAGCCGGTGGCGTCGACCTGCCACGGCGGATTGATTTTGGCCGCGGCGGAAGTGGTCGAGGGGCGGCGTTGCCAGGCCTACCCCTCCTGCTGGCGCGAGCTGGCCTGGGCGGGCGCCATTTGGGAAGAGCCGACTCCGGGCTATGACGGCGTCACGGCCGATGGCAACCTCGTGACGGCGGCGGCTTGGCCGGGAAACCCGGCTTGGATGCGTGAGTTTTTGAAGCTGCTCAATTAG
- a CDS encoding acyl-CoA thioesterase, whose amino-acid sequence MMEHAFELDVRYYETDGQGVVHHSNYFRYFELARVEMLKAMGHDYQDLERDGAFLVVHSISAKYHRPARFGDRLRIETKVTKATMARIEHAYRVVVNEKLIAEGASTIACVDREGNIRRMPESIIKE is encoded by the coding sequence ATGATGGAACATGCGTTTGAACTCGACGTTCGCTACTACGAGACCGATGGGCAGGGAGTCGTCCACCATTCGAATTACTTCCGCTACTTCGAACTCGCGCGGGTCGAGATGCTCAAGGCGATGGGGCACGACTATCAAGACCTCGAACGCGACGGGGCGTTCCTCGTCGTCCATAGCATCTCAGCCAAGTACCACCGCCCTGCCCGCTTCGGCGATCGGCTGCGGATCGAAACCAAAGTGACCAAGGCGACGATGGCGCGGATCGAACACGCTTACCGCGTGGTGGTGAACGAAAAGTTGATCGCCGAGGGGGCGAGTACGATTGCTTGCGTCGACCGCGAGGGGAATATTCGGCGGATGCCGGAGAGCATTATTAAGGAGTGA
- a CDS encoding acetolactate synthase yields MSSSGGGEHSGIDFATMRGRDYPSIRQFTVFLENRVGQLLEVVRRFEGSNVRIVALTISDSTECAVVRFLLSDPEAGREVLERAGLAIVESDLIGVELPDTPQPLLQVCTALLQSEVNITQVYPLLSRPHGRPAVALMVDNIEIALDTLTSKGFTPINEDDLKEI; encoded by the coding sequence ATGAGCAGTAGCGGCGGCGGCGAGCATTCTGGAATCGATTTCGCCACGATGCGCGGCCGCGACTACCCTTCCATCCGCCAATTCACGGTCTTCCTCGAGAACCGCGTTGGCCAACTCCTGGAAGTCGTCCGCCGCTTCGAGGGAAGCAACGTCCGCATCGTCGCCCTGACGATCTCCGATTCGACCGAATGTGCGGTCGTCCGCTTCTTGCTGAGCGACCCCGAAGCGGGCCGCGAAGTGCTCGAACGGGCCGGCTTGGCGATCGTCGAATCCGACCTGATCGGCGTCGAACTCCCCGACACGCCGCAACCGCTGCTGCAGGTTTGCACGGCGCTGCTGCAGTCCGAGGTGAATATCACCCAGGTCTATCCGCTCCTCTCCCGCCCGCATGGCCGGCCGGCCGTCGCCCTGATGGTCGACAACATCGAGATCGCCCTCGACACGCTCACCTCGAAGGGCTTCACGCCGATCAACGAAGACGATCTCAAAGAGATCTAG
- a CDS encoding HD domain-containing protein: MSTIREIPEVAALRASRHLIRIPPEIDVPLTRRVRQLVDAPEFRRLANISQLGLVSLVYPAANHTRFEHSLGVYRMALLYLDRLADNDRFEAAVPPAAAERFLVAALLHDLGHWPFCHPIEDISLRQVPSHELFANSFLLEGELADILRHEWNIQPRDVVEMLTHKPADRCGRLLRSMLSGPIDVDKMDYLMRDSLHAGVPYGRNFDQPRLIQSLCLNEAGDTLAITDKGKTAAEMMVFARYVMFSEVYWHHAVRSATAMLQRAFFLLHPHLDVDSLFRLTEQPMIAALRNAAGDGPSAELLDGLFGPSRKLYKRVAQCSLFQEPALYERLARRPYPWLVRCAEQFAGLASRALSRVVAPHEILFDAPPVELEVEFQIEVFFPKEGCYRQLGDVSPVVKTLAKQQFDDYVKRVRLFAHPRLAADLRALPGLTDLLAQAIDLAT, encoded by the coding sequence ATGTCCACCATCCGCGAAATCCCTGAAGTCGCCGCCCTCCGCGCGAGCCGGCACCTCATCCGGATTCCGCCGGAGATCGACGTTCCCCTCACCCGCCGCGTCCGCCAACTGGTCGACGCCCCCGAGTTCCGCCGCCTCGCGAACATCAGCCAGCTAGGCCTCGTGAGTCTCGTCTACCCCGCTGCGAATCACACGCGGTTCGAGCATTCGCTCGGCGTCTATCGGATGGCGCTCCTTTACCTCGATCGCCTCGCCGACAACGACCGGTTTGAAGCGGCCGTCCCGCCGGCGGCAGCCGAGCGGTTCCTCGTGGCCGCGCTCCTGCACGACCTTGGTCACTGGCCCTTCTGCCACCCGATCGAGGACATTAGTCTGCGGCAGGTTCCGAGCCACGAACTCTTCGCCAACAGTTTTTTGCTTGAGGGAGAGCTGGCCGACATTCTGCGGCACGAGTGGAACATCCAGCCGCGCGACGTCGTCGAGATGCTCACCCACAAGCCGGCCGACCGTTGCGGCCGACTGCTGCGGAGCATGCTCTCAGGGCCGATCGACGTCGACAAGATGGACTATCTCATGCGGGATAGCCTCCATGCCGGCGTCCCGTACGGTCGTAACTTCGACCAACCGCGGCTGATCCAAAGTCTCTGCCTCAACGAGGCGGGCGACACGCTCGCGATCACCGACAAAGGAAAAACCGCCGCGGAGATGATGGTCTTCGCCCGCTACGTGATGTTCAGCGAAGTCTACTGGCATCACGCGGTTCGCTCAGCGACGGCGATGCTGCAGCGGGCGTTCTTCCTGCTCCACCCGCATCTCGACGTCGATTCGCTCTTCCGGCTCACCGAGCAACCGATGATCGCCGCCCTCCGCAACGCGGCCGGCGACGGCCCCTCGGCCGAACTGCTCGATGGGCTCTTCGGCCCCTCGCGCAAGCTCTACAAGCGGGTCGCCCAGTGCAGCTTGTTTCAGGAGCCGGCCCTCTACGAGCGTCTCGCCCGCCGGCCGTACCCGTGGCTCGTCCGCTGTGCGGAGCAGTTCGCCGGACTCGCCAGTCGGGCTCTGTCGCGGGTCGTGGCGCCGCACGAGATTCTGTTCGACGCCCCGCCGGTGGAACTCGAAGTTGAGTTCCAGATCGAGGTCTTTTTCCCGAAGGAAGGCTGTTACCGCCAACTTGGCGACGTCTCGCCGGTGGTGAAGACGCTCGCAAAGCAGCAGTTCGACGACTACGTCAAACGCGTCCGCCTCTTCGCCCACCCGCGTCTCGCCGCCGACCTCCGCGCGCTCCCCGGCCTTACGGACCTCCTGGCCCAAGCCATCGACCTCGCCACGTAA
- a CDS encoding RNase H family protein: MMTAPAAHYLLFVEASIEPNQAGTWRFVLENVATGERLSATDGEAIECHERLELLAVVRGLEAIDHSARVTLVTKSRYVNRGLKRGLNDWRANGWQWERFGRVVPVRDHDLWKRVDRALNYHQVDCRLWQFDGEVEAEPAVEVETPVESVVIAGPRRGRFTLAAEGFRRATQAAASLGDALMPTSLAG; this comes from the coding sequence ATGATGACCGCTCCCGCCGCGCACTACCTGCTGTTCGTCGAAGCCTCGATCGAACCAAATCAAGCCGGAACCTGGCGCTTCGTCCTTGAGAACGTCGCCACCGGCGAACGACTCTCGGCCACCGACGGCGAAGCGATCGAATGCCACGAGCGTCTCGAACTGCTGGCCGTCGTCCGCGGACTCGAAGCGATCGATCACTCGGCCCGCGTCACGTTGGTTACGAAGAGCCGCTACGTCAACCGCGGCTTGAAGCGCGGCCTGAACGACTGGCGCGCCAACGGGTGGCAGTGGGAACGCTTCGGCCGCGTGGTGCCGGTTCGCGACCACGACCTGTGGAAGCGGGTCGACCGCGCCCTCAACTATCACCAAGTCGACTGCCGTTTGTGGCAGTTCGACGGCGAGGTGGAAGCCGAGCCGGCGGTTGAAGTCGAAACGCCAGTCGAATCGGTGGTGATCGCCGGTCCGCGTCGCGGGCGTTTCACGCTCGCCGCGGAAGGCTTCCGCCGAGCGACCCAAGCGGCCGCTTCGCTGGGCGACGCCCTGATGCCGACGAGCCTCGCCGGCTAA
- the glgB gene encoding 1,4-alpha-glucan branching protein GlgB, whose translation MRSTVDVNAINPVIHGYHENPFEVLGPHVIEENGRQALAVRAYLPQSQQAWLVDPRAGESKPMRRIHPAGLFEAICGPEMHDVEQGRTYQLRAVNSAGEQTTMHDPYAFPPLLSEYDLYLLGEGRHWQSYEKLGAHVRTVSGVTGVNFAVWAPNAESVSIIGDFNGWDRRKHAMRKHVPTGVWELFIPDAKPGLLYKFSVKARGGAVTEKCDPYGFAAELPPRTANIVADLNNYQWKDHEWMARRAEGGNSLDAPMSIYEVHLGSWKKNHGGETQWMNYRDLAHQLVAYCQEMGFTHLELMPISEHPFTGSWGYQTVGYYAATSRYGTPEDFMYFVDYCHQNGIGVLIDWVPAHFPKDSHGLATFDGTALYEHADPRQGEHPDWGTKVFNYGRNEVRNFLTSNALFWLDKFHIDGLRVDAVASMLYLDYSRNDGEWIPNQYGGRENLEAISFLKEFNEQVHQQHPGTLTVAEESTAWGGVSRPTYLGGLGFSLKWNMGWMNDTLRYFRHEPIHRQYHHDELTFSLIYAFTENFTLPFSHDEVVHGKGALLDQMPGDLWQRFANLRLLYSYQWTHPGKKLLFMGCEFGQWNEWNHDHELQWDLLQWDTHQGVKKMMADLNRLYRNEKSFHQVDFESGGFEWVDCHNYANSVLSYLRRAEDPNDFTLVACNFTPVPRHNYRLGVPEGGWYGEIFNSDSAYYGGSNVGNYPGVMAEESESHGRPFSIELTLPPLSVVVLKPNRG comes from the coding sequence GTGCGATCCACCGTCGACGTCAACGCGATTAACCCAGTTATCCACGGCTACCACGAGAATCCGTTCGAGGTACTGGGTCCGCATGTGATCGAAGAGAATGGCCGCCAGGCCTTGGCGGTGCGGGCCTACTTGCCGCAATCGCAGCAGGCATGGTTGGTCGATCCCAGGGCAGGGGAGTCGAAGCCGATGCGGCGGATTCACCCGGCCGGCCTGTTCGAAGCCATCTGTGGACCGGAGATGCATGACGTGGAACAAGGGCGGACCTACCAACTGCGTGCGGTGAATTCAGCGGGCGAGCAGACGACCATGCACGATCCTTACGCCTTCCCCCCGCTGCTCAGCGAATACGACCTCTACCTGCTCGGCGAAGGCCGCCACTGGCAGAGCTACGAGAAGCTCGGCGCCCATGTGCGGACCGTGAGCGGCGTCACCGGCGTCAACTTCGCCGTGTGGGCCCCCAACGCCGAGAGCGTCAGCATCATTGGCGACTTCAACGGCTGGGACCGCCGCAAGCACGCGATGCGGAAGCACGTCCCCACCGGCGTGTGGGAACTGTTTATCCCTGATGCCAAGCCAGGCCTGCTGTACAAGTTCTCGGTGAAGGCCCGCGGCGGCGCCGTCACTGAAAAGTGCGATCCGTACGGCTTCGCTGCGGAACTCCCGCCGCGCACGGCCAACATCGTGGCCGACCTGAACAACTACCAGTGGAAAGACCACGAGTGGATGGCTCGCCGGGCCGAAGGGGGTAACTCCCTCGACGCGCCGATGTCGATCTACGAGGTTCACCTTGGCAGCTGGAAGAAGAACCACGGCGGCGAGACGCAGTGGATGAACTACCGCGACTTGGCCCATCAGCTGGTCGCCTACTGCCAAGAGATGGGCTTCACCCACCTCGAACTGATGCCGATCAGCGAGCATCCGTTCACCGGCAGCTGGGGCTACCAGACGGTCGGCTACTACGCCGCCACGAGCCGCTACGGCACGCCCGAAGACTTCATGTACTTCGTCGATTACTGCCACCAGAACGGCATCGGCGTGCTGATCGACTGGGTGCCGGCTCACTTTCCGAAAGATAGCCACGGCCTCGCCACGTTCGACGGCACGGCGCTCTACGAGCACGCCGACCCGCGTCAGGGCGAGCATCCCGACTGGGGCACGAAGGTCTTCAACTACGGCCGCAACGAAGTCCGGAACTTCCTCACCTCAAACGCGCTGTTCTGGCTCGACAAATTCCACATCGACGGCCTGCGGGTCGATGCGGTCGCGTCGATGCTGTACCTCGACTACAGCCGTAACGACGGCGAGTGGATTCCGAATCAGTACGGCGGTCGCGAGAACCTCGAGGCGATTTCGTTCCTCAAAGAATTTAATGAACAAGTCCACCAGCAACACCCCGGCACGCTGACCGTTGCCGAAGAATCGACCGCCTGGGGCGGCGTCTCGCGGCCGACCTACCTCGGCGGCCTTGGGTTTAGCCTGAAGTGGAACATGGGCTGGATGAACGACACGCTGCGGTACTTCCGCCACGAACCGATTCACCGCCAATACCACCACGACGAGCTGACGTTCTCGCTGATTTACGCCTTCACCGAGAACTTCACGCTGCCGTTCTCGCACGACGAAGTCGTCCACGGCAAGGGCGCCTTGCTCGATCAGATGCCGGGCGACCTGTGGCAACGCTTCGCCAACCTGCGGTTGCTTTACAGCTACCAATGGACCCACCCGGGCAAGAAGCTGTTGTTCATGGGCTGCGAGTTCGGCCAATGGAACGAGTGGAACCACGACCACGAACTGCAGTGGGATCTCCTGCAATGGGATACCCACCAGGGCGTGAAGAAGATGATGGCCGACCTCAACCGTCTCTACCGCAACGAGAAGTCGTTCCATCAGGTCGATTTCGAGTCGGGCGGGTTCGAGTGGGTCGACTGCCACAACTACGCCAATAGCGTGCTGTCGTACCTCCGCCGGGCCGAAGATCCGAACGACTTCACCCTGGTGGCCTGCAACTTCACCCCGGTGCCGCGGCATAACTACCGCCTCGGCGTGCCGGAAGGGGGTTGGTACGGCGAGATCTTCAACTCGGACTCGGCCTACTACGGCGGCAGCAACGTCGGCAACTACCCGGGCGTGATGGCCGAAGAGAGTGAAAGCCACGGCCGTCCGTTCTCGATCGAACTGACCCTGCCGCCGCTGTCGGTGGTGGTGCTGAAGCCGAACCGGGGTTAG